A portion of the Bdellovibrio bacteriovorus genome contains these proteins:
- the fusA gene encoding elongation factor G translates to MSAKDPKTVADLKFTRNIGIMAHIDAGKTTTTERILYYTGKSHKIGEVHDGDATMDWMVQEQERGITITSAATMAFWKDHRINIIDTPGHVDFTIEVERSLRVLDGAIAVFDGVNGVEPQSETVWKQADKYKVPRICFVNKMDRVGADFVMSFGTIKDKLNANPIPVQVPIGMEDTFRGVVDLLENKAYMWDQSGMGDNFEVQDVPSDMKEDVARFRTEVVEKIVEFDDALLEKYLNGEEVSVAELKAALRKGTLELKAFPVFCGAAFKNKGVQPLLDGVIDYLPSPIEVPAIVGHDPAKPEKEIICKTEFDANVAALAFKIANDPFAGTLTYIRVYSGEVKVGDQLFNPRTEKKERIQKLVKMHANSREEIQSLKAGDIGAVVGLKFTATGDTLCETSHAVVLESITFPEPVISVAIEAKSSADQEKMLQGLDKLGKEDPSCRLRNDPETGQILLSGMGELHLEILVDRLLREHKVQANVGKPQVSYRESISASATSEFIYEREVAGEAQFAKVSLTIDPISQHDGIQFQSKVSISKEFNQGFLKAIESGFKEAAEVGPLASYSMIGIRGTLNAVEVRPEASSEMAFKAATSLAFREAVKNAQVELLEPIFKLEVTCPDEFVGNVVGDLNSRRGKILTMNAKVGGGQVISAEAPLSNLFGYATNVRSLSQGRASFSMEFLEYAVVPPKVKAEILHKMGRF, encoded by the coding sequence ATGTCAGCTAAAGATCCAAAAACAGTAGCTGATCTCAAGTTCACTCGTAATATCGGCATCATGGCTCACATCGATGCCGGTAAAACGACCACCACCGAGCGCATTCTTTACTACACAGGTAAAAGTCATAAAATCGGAGAAGTTCATGATGGCGATGCCACCATGGACTGGATGGTTCAAGAGCAAGAACGTGGTATTACTATCACTTCGGCCGCGACCATGGCGTTCTGGAAAGATCACAGAATCAACATCATAGATACTCCCGGACACGTGGACTTCACCATCGAGGTGGAGCGTTCATTGCGTGTTCTTGACGGAGCTATTGCGGTTTTCGACGGCGTCAACGGCGTAGAACCTCAATCTGAAACTGTATGGAAACAAGCCGATAAATACAAAGTTCCGCGCATTTGTTTTGTGAACAAAATGGACCGTGTCGGAGCTGACTTTGTGATGTCTTTCGGGACGATCAAAGACAAATTAAACGCCAATCCAATTCCTGTACAAGTACCTATCGGTATGGAAGACACCTTCCGTGGCGTTGTAGATCTATTAGAAAATAAAGCTTACATGTGGGATCAATCCGGCATGGGAGATAACTTTGAAGTGCAAGACGTTCCTTCTGACATGAAAGAAGACGTCGCTCGTTTCCGCACTGAAGTTGTCGAGAAAATCGTTGAATTCGACGATGCACTTTTAGAAAAATATCTGAATGGCGAAGAAGTGTCGGTCGCTGAGCTTAAAGCCGCTCTTCGCAAAGGCACTTTAGAATTAAAAGCCTTCCCGGTATTCTGCGGAGCTGCTTTTAAAAATAAAGGTGTTCAGCCACTGCTAGATGGCGTGATCGATTATTTGCCATCACCTATTGAGGTGCCGGCGATCGTAGGTCATGATCCTGCGAAACCTGAAAAAGAAATTATCTGTAAAACAGAGTTTGACGCCAATGTGGCAGCGTTGGCATTTAAAATTGCCAATGACCCATTTGCGGGAACTTTGACTTACATCCGTGTTTACTCTGGCGAAGTGAAAGTGGGCGACCAACTTTTCAATCCTCGTACAGAGAAAAAAGAGCGCATCCAAAAACTAGTGAAAATGCACGCCAACTCTCGTGAAGAAATCCAAAGCCTTAAAGCGGGGGATATCGGAGCTGTGGTAGGTTTGAAGTTCACAGCAACGGGCGACACTTTGTGTGAAACTTCACACGCAGTGGTTCTTGAGTCGATCACTTTCCCTGAGCCTGTTATTTCTGTGGCGATTGAAGCGAAGTCTTCAGCGGACCAAGAAAAAATGCTTCAAGGTTTAGATAAGCTAGGTAAAGAAGATCCATCGTGCCGTTTGCGTAACGATCCTGAGACAGGGCAGATTCTGTTGTCTGGGATGGGTGAATTGCATTTAGAGATTTTGGTCGATCGTTTGTTGCGTGAACACAAAGTTCAAGCCAATGTCGGTAAGCCCCAAGTTTCTTACCGTGAATCGATTTCTGCTTCTGCCACTTCTGAATTCATTTACGAACGTGAAGTTGCGGGTGAAGCGCAGTTCGCTAAAGTTTCTTTGACGATTGATCCGATTTCTCAACATGACGGAATCCAATTTCAATCGAAAGTTTCTATTTCTAAAGAGTTCAACCAAGGTTTCTTAAAAGCGATCGAAAGTGGCTTTAAAGAAGCAGCGGAAGTGGGTCCTTTAGCAAGTTATTCGATGATTGGTATCCGCGGGACTTTGAATGCTGTTGAAGTTCGTCCGGAAGCCTCTAGCGAAATGGCCTTTAAAGCGGCGACCAGCCTAGCGTTCCGTGAGGCCGTGAAAAACGCCCAAGTGGAATTGTTAGAGCCTATCTTTAAGCTGGAAGTGACTTGCCCGGATGAATTCGTGGGTAACGTTGTTGGCGATTTAAATTCTCGTCGTGGAAAAATCCTGACGATGAATGCAAAAGTCGGTGGCGGTCAGGTGATTTCTGCCGAAGCTCCGTTATCTAACTTGTTTGGTTATGCGACGAACGTGCGTTCGTTAAGCCAAGGCCGTGCAAGTTTCAGTATGGAATTCTTGGAATATGCAGTCGTACCACCAAAAGTTAAAGCTGAGATCCTTCACAAAATGGGCCGTTTTTAG
- the rpsG gene encoding 30S ribosomal protein S7, translating to MSRRKKTFKREIIPDPVFKDLVVAKFVNKMMYDGAKATSQKLFYGALKELEGKIQGEEPMNVFKKALENVKPSIEVRSRRVGGATYQVPVDVRPSRRLALAMRWLVEYSRERGEKDMAKRLAGEFVDAYNNRGNAIKKKDDVHRMAESNKAFSHYNW from the coding sequence ATGTCACGTCGTAAAAAGACCTTTAAAAGAGAAATCATTCCAGATCCAGTTTTCAAGGATCTAGTAGTAGCTAAGTTCGTCAATAAAATGATGTACGATGGCGCAAAAGCAACTTCTCAAAAGTTGTTCTACGGAGCTTTGAAAGAGCTTGAAGGAAAAATTCAAGGTGAAGAGCCAATGAATGTTTTCAAAAAAGCTTTGGAAAATGTGAAGCCTTCTATCGAAGTTCGTTCTCGCCGCGTAGGTGGAGCAACTTACCAAGTTCCAGTAGATGTTCGTCCATCTCGCCGTCTTGCTTTGGCAATGCGTTGGTTGGTTGAATACTCTCGCGAGCGTGGTGAAAAAGACATGGCTAAGCGTTTGGCTGGCGAATTCGTTGATGCTTACAACAATCGTGGTAACGCGATTAAGAAGAAAGACGACGTTCACCGTATGGCTGAATCGAACAAGGCTTTCTCTCACTACAACTGGTAA
- a CDS encoding caspase family protein, whose product MKLKSIGTFIGCVCLSAFIPFFAMGDSDKICLIMTFKQDLQGTDADLKNYRDIAANNNCKPVELNEKFFIDNHPKEKALKKLQAMLGSNYTDVLFMYSGHGHCLSNDRYAGTEAALPAEALRKPGTRGLTPVSKSGVEGRMFGMEFGNSDQCITKCPKHNFADCRLACRKINSITDTDLEAIFAGKNVSSIIDACGSGCQETKQFGPRTYNALTSTNDGSTSADSPEGGGLNLKIKEVASSSQACLADTDKDGMISVSEMTSYISKSPGENLDKKAYFTSKGQGPHPVQLIKVSSDVSCGKNSNSKANQSSKGGVQ is encoded by the coding sequence ATGAAACTTAAATCCATCGGGACTTTTATTGGGTGTGTTTGCCTGTCGGCGTTCATTCCTTTTTTTGCGATGGGTGATTCCGACAAGATCTGCCTGATCATGACCTTTAAACAAGACCTGCAGGGCACCGATGCGGACCTAAAAAATTATCGAGATATCGCCGCCAATAACAATTGTAAGCCGGTCGAACTCAATGAAAAATTCTTTATCGACAACCATCCCAAAGAAAAAGCGCTGAAAAAGCTGCAAGCCATGTTGGGATCTAACTATACAGATGTTCTCTTCATGTATTCTGGTCACGGACATTGCCTTTCCAACGACCGCTATGCAGGCACCGAAGCGGCCTTGCCTGCAGAAGCCCTTCGCAAGCCCGGCACTCGCGGGCTGACACCAGTTTCAAAATCGGGTGTTGAAGGAAGAATGTTCGGTATGGAGTTTGGCAATTCAGATCAATGCATCACCAAGTGTCCCAAGCATAACTTTGCTGACTGCAGGCTTGCCTGTCGAAAAATCAATAGTATTACCGACACCGACCTCGAGGCCATTTTTGCGGGCAAGAACGTTTCTTCCATCATCGACGCTTGTGGCAGTGGATGTCAGGAAACCAAACAATTTGGTCCAAGAACTTATAATGCCTTAACCTCGACCAATGATGGCAGCACTTCTGCGGACAGCCCTGAAGGCGGAGGGCTGAATTTAAAGATTAAAGAGGTCGCAAGCTCTTCCCAAGCTTGTTTGGCAGACACCGACAAAGACGGGATGATTTCCGTTAGCGAAATGACGTCTTACATTTCGAAATCTCCGGGCGAAAACCTGGATAAGAAAGCGTATTTCACGTCTAAGGGACAAGGCCCCCACCCCGTCCAATTGATCAAAGTATCCAGCGATGTTTCTTGCGGAAAAAATTCAAATTCGAAAGCAAATCAAAGTTCCAAGGGTGGTGTCCAGTGA
- the rpsL gene encoding 30S ribosomal protein S12 yields MPTINQLIKSERKVQKNQTKSPALVACPQRRGVCTRVYTTTPKKPNSALRKVAKVRLSNGFEVISYIPGIGHNLQEHSVVLIRGGRVKDLPGVRYHIVRGVLDLQGVNGRLRSRSKYGTKRPKK; encoded by the coding sequence GTGCCTACAATTAACCAGCTCATCAAAAGTGAGCGTAAAGTTCAAAAGAACCAAACAAAGTCTCCAGCATTGGTGGCTTGCCCTCAGCGCCGTGGTGTTTGCACTCGTGTTTACACGACAACACCAAAGAAACCGAACTCAGCTCTTCGTAAAGTAGCAAAAGTCCGTCTTTCTAACGGTTTTGAAGTGATCTCTTACATCCCAGGTATCGGTCATAACTTGCAAGAGCATAGCGTGGTCTTGATCCGCGGTGGTCGTGTTAAGGACTTGCCGGGTGTTCGTTACCATATCGTTCGCGGTGTGTTGGATCTTCAAGGTGTGAACGGACGTCTTCGTTCTCGTTCAAAATACGGTACTAAGAGACCTAAGAAATAA
- the rpoC gene encoding DNA-directed RNA polymerase subunit beta' yields the protein MRDLLNFFDKPKDPLSFDAVRVSLASPEMIRDWSFGEVKKPETINYRTFKPERDGLFCAKIFGPIKDYECLCGKYKRMKYRGVVCEKCGVEVTQTKVRRERLGHIELATPVAHIWFLRSLPSRIGNLLNLSLKDVEKVLYCEAHVVIDPMETTLEEGAILTEEAYQAALNEFGPSFKAGMGGEAVRELLRKIDPEYLSRKLRLEAKDVKSEAGMKKITKRLKVVEAFKGSINKPEWMMLEALPVLPPDLRPLVPLDGGRFATSDLNDLYRRVINRNNRLKRLQELNAPDIIIRNEKRMLQEAVDALLDNGRRGKTFTGPNKRPLRSLSDMLKGKQGRFRQNLLGKRVDYSGRSVIVVGPTLKLHQCGLPKKMALELFKPFVYNKLEEKGLATTIKQAKRLVDQETVEVWDILADVVKEHPVLLNRAPTLHRLGIQAFEPVLHEGKAIQLHPLVCTAFNADFDGDQMAVHVPLSVESQVEARVLMMSTNNILTPASGKPIINPSQDIVLGLYWLTRIRPGAKGAGKAFSTVQEAQYAYETGLVDLQAACKVRINGKVQETSVGRSILSDIVPKEVPFSEVNVPMNKKQIAALIDKTFRLAGAKATCLLADKIMELGFKYSTAAGMSIGIDDMVIPAAKATMIKDAEAQVTEIQQQYDEGLITDGERYNKVVDIWAQTGDKIAKEGMNAIEKQTFVVDGKEIVGPSFNPIFIMADSGARGSAAQIRQLGGMRGLMAKPSGEIIETPITANFREGLTVIQYFISTHGARKGLADTALKTANSGYLTRRLVDVAQDVVVSEVDCGTTDGLEITPVYEAGEIIQNIGDRILGRTALKDVVNPANNQVMVRANQEITETDVKRIEEAGIDRVEIRSALVCESDRGVCVRCYGRDLSRGATVNLGETVGIIAAQSIGEPGTQLTMRTFHLGGAASRSVEQSVHTTRYDGTIKLENVHAVTNRNGKLTVMNRNGSALVIDETGRERENFKLVYGAVLNFKEGDKVAKGQTVAEWDPYSNPIIAEVSAKIQFHDIEEGSTMQEQVDAVTGFATKVIMESKSSDIKPTVFLVDGAGKTLNLPGRDIPARYLIPVGAQLLVTDQQEVHAGDVIAKMHRETSKTKDITGGLPRVAELFEARKPKEAAIISEIDGYVTFGKDVKGKQRVIVTPEVGEQKEYLIPKGKHVAVREGEYVRAGEALMDGPTNPHDILAVLGAKALSAYLVDEIQEVYRLQGVVINDKHIEVIVRQMLRKVEIRDAGDSRFLAGEQAERYAFLEENERINREGGQPATATPLLLGITKVSLSTDSWISAASFQETTKVLTEAAINSRTDHLRGLKENIIMGRLIPAGTGLTSYKRWKVSVAEDDDTSFVALPGMGASAQPQG from the coding sequence TTGAGAGACTTGTTGAATTTTTTCGATAAACCAAAAGATCCACTTTCGTTTGACGCCGTACGAGTATCGTTGGCGTCACCTGAAATGATTCGTGATTGGTCATTTGGTGAAGTTAAGAAGCCAGAAACTATCAACTATCGTACATTCAAGCCTGAACGTGATGGCTTGTTCTGTGCGAAAATCTTCGGTCCTATTAAGGATTACGAGTGCTTGTGCGGTAAGTATAAACGTATGAAGTACCGTGGCGTCGTTTGTGAAAAGTGCGGCGTTGAAGTAACACAAACTAAGGTTCGCCGTGAGCGCCTTGGTCACATCGAATTGGCAACGCCAGTAGCGCACATTTGGTTCTTGCGCTCTTTGCCTTCTCGTATCGGTAACCTTTTAAATCTTTCTTTGAAAGACGTTGAAAAGGTTCTTTACTGTGAAGCGCACGTAGTTATCGATCCAATGGAAACAACTTTAGAAGAAGGTGCCATCCTTACTGAAGAAGCTTACCAAGCCGCTCTTAATGAGTTCGGTCCAAGCTTCAAAGCGGGCATGGGCGGTGAGGCCGTTCGTGAACTTCTTCGTAAAATTGATCCAGAATATCTTTCTCGTAAACTTCGCCTAGAAGCTAAAGATGTTAAATCTGAAGCAGGCATGAAGAAGATCACTAAACGTCTTAAAGTTGTTGAGGCTTTCAAAGGCTCTATCAACAAGCCTGAATGGATGATGTTAGAAGCTCTTCCAGTGTTGCCACCAGACTTGCGTCCTCTAGTTCCGCTAGATGGCGGTCGTTTCGCGACATCGGACTTGAATGATCTTTACCGTCGCGTGATCAACCGTAATAACCGTTTGAAACGTCTTCAAGAGCTTAATGCTCCAGACATCATCATCCGCAATGAAAAGCGGATGTTGCAAGAAGCAGTAGATGCTCTTTTAGATAATGGTCGTCGCGGTAAGACTTTCACCGGTCCAAACAAACGTCCTCTTCGTTCACTTTCTGATATGTTGAAAGGTAAACAAGGTCGTTTCCGTCAAAATCTACTTGGTAAACGTGTCGACTACTCTGGTCGTTCGGTGATTGTGGTTGGTCCGACCCTGAAACTTCACCAATGTGGTCTTCCTAAGAAGATGGCTTTGGAATTGTTCAAACCATTCGTTTACAACAAATTAGAAGAAAAGGGTCTTGCGACAACAATCAAACAAGCTAAGCGTTTGGTTGATCAAGAGACAGTGGAAGTATGGGATATCCTTGCTGACGTCGTTAAAGAGCATCCGGTTCTTCTGAATCGTGCGCCGACTCTTCACAGACTTGGTATCCAAGCTTTTGAACCTGTTTTGCATGAAGGTAAAGCGATCCAATTGCATCCGTTAGTTTGTACGGCGTTCAATGCCGACTTCGACGGTGACCAAATGGCCGTGCACGTTCCACTTTCAGTGGAATCACAAGTGGAAGCTCGCGTATTGATGATGTCTACAAACAACATCCTTACTCCTGCATCAGGTAAACCAATCATCAATCCATCTCAAGATATCGTCTTGGGTCTATACTGGTTGACTCGTATTCGTCCGGGCGCAAAAGGAGCTGGCAAAGCTTTCTCGACCGTTCAAGAGGCGCAATACGCTTACGAAACTGGTTTGGTTGATTTGCAAGCGGCTTGTAAAGTTCGTATCAACGGAAAAGTTCAAGAAACTTCTGTAGGACGTTCTATTCTTTCGGACATCGTTCCTAAAGAAGTTCCGTTCAGCGAAGTGAACGTTCCGATGAATAAAAAACAAATCGCAGCTTTGATCGATAAGACGTTCCGTCTTGCGGGTGCAAAAGCGACTTGCTTGTTAGCAGATAAAATCATGGAACTTGGCTTCAAATATTCTACCGCTGCGGGTATGTCGATCGGTATCGACGACATGGTGATCCCAGCTGCCAAAGCGACGATGATTAAAGATGCGGAAGCTCAAGTGACTGAGATCCAGCAACAGTACGATGAAGGTTTGATCACTGATGGTGAGCGCTACAATAAAGTCGTGGATATCTGGGCCCAAACGGGTGACAAGATCGCGAAAGAAGGTATGAACGCCATCGAAAAACAAACTTTCGTGGTGGATGGTAAAGAAATCGTCGGACCTTCATTCAATCCTATCTTCATTATGGCTGACTCCGGAGCCCGTGGTTCCGCGGCTCAGATCCGTCAGTTGGGTGGTATGCGTGGTCTGATGGCGAAACCATCAGGTGAGATCATCGAAACACCGATCACGGCAAACTTCCGTGAAGGTTTAACGGTTATCCAGTACTTCATTTCAACGCATGGTGCGCGTAAAGGTCTTGCCGATACCGCTCTTAAAACAGCCAACTCGGGTTATTTGACTCGTCGTCTTGTTGACGTGGCTCAAGACGTTGTTGTTTCTGAAGTAGATTGCGGTACGACAGACGGTTTGGAAATCACTCCAGTTTATGAAGCTGGTGAGATCATCCAAAACATCGGCGATCGTATCTTGGGTCGTACAGCATTGAAGGATGTTGTGAACCCTGCAAACAACCAAGTGATGGTTCGTGCAAACCAAGAGATCACTGAAACTGATGTTAAGCGTATCGAAGAAGCGGGTATTGACCGCGTTGAGATCCGTTCCGCTTTAGTGTGTGAATCTGATCGTGGTGTGTGCGTTCGTTGTTACGGACGTGACTTGTCTCGCGGCGCTACCGTTAATTTGGGTGAAACAGTAGGTATCATTGCGGCACAATCTATCGGTGAGCCGGGTACTCAGTTGACGATGCGTACGTTCCACTTAGGTGGTGCGGCTTCTCGTTCAGTTGAACAATCCGTTCATACAACTCGTTATGACGGTACTATCAAACTTGAAAACGTTCATGCAGTCACAAACCGCAATGGTAAATTAACAGTGATGAATCGTAACGGTTCTGCACTTGTTATCGACGAAACAGGTCGTGAGCGTGAAAACTTCAAGCTTGTTTACGGTGCTGTACTTAATTTCAAAGAAGGTGACAAAGTCGCTAAAGGACAAACTGTTGCTGAGTGGGATCCATATTCGAATCCGATCATTGCAGAGGTTTCTGCGAAGATCCAATTCCATGATATCGAAGAAGGTTCAACAATGCAGGAGCAAGTCGATGCGGTAACAGGCTTTGCTACTAAAGTTATCATGGAGTCTAAATCTTCTGATATCAAACCAACAGTGTTCCTGGTGGACGGTGCTGGTAAGACATTGAATCTTCCTGGTCGTGATATCCCAGCTCGTTACTTGATCCCAGTGGGGGCTCAATTGCTAGTGACGGATCAACAGGAAGTTCATGCCGGTGACGTGATCGCGAAAATGCATCGTGAGACTTCGAAAACGAAGGATATCACGGGCGGTCTTCCGCGCGTTGCTGAATTGTTCGAAGCTCGTAAACCGAAAGAAGCAGCTATCATCTCTGAGATTGATGGTTATGTGACATTCGGTAAAGACGTGAAGGGTAAACAACGCGTGATCGTAACGCCTGAAGTGGGTGAGCAAAAAGAATATCTTATCCCTAAAGGTAAACACGTTGCGGTTCGCGAAGGTGAGTACGTAAGAGCCGGTGAGGCGTTGATGGACGGTCCAACAAATCCTCATGACATTCTGGCGGTTCTAGGTGCGAAAGCCCTTTCAGCATATCTTGTTGACGAAATCCAAGAAGTTTACCGACTTCAAGGGGTTGTCATCAATGATAAGCACATCGAGGTGATCGTTCGCCAAATGCTACGTAAAGTAGAAATCAGAGACGCTGGTGACAGCCGTTTCTTGGCGGGTGAGCAAGCAGAACGTTACGCGTTCCTTGAAGAAAACGAACGTATTAACCGCGAAGGTGGACAGCCAGCAACGGCGACTCCGCTTCTTCTAGGTATTACCAAGGTTTCTTTAAGCACAGACAGCTGGATTTCAGCAGCCTCTTTCCAAGAGACTACAAAAGTCTTGACGGAAGCGGCGATCAACTCTCGTACGGATCATTTGCGTGGTCTGAAAGAGAACATCATCATGGGTCGTTTGATCCCTGCTGGTACCGGTCTGACTTCTTACAAACGTTGGAAGGTGTCTGTGGCTGAAGATGACGATACTTCATTCGTGGCGTTGCCAGGAATGGGTGCATCGGCACAGCCTCAAGGGTAG
- a CDS encoding glycosyl hydrolase family 28-related protein: protein MQKSGHGYWLLPFLLFLTLSCTQNSFFPIPWTTTPNPNLGPLAEPADFGFPVPNPEPTLPSGVDIYQPPSLETKDTGPLIAEMLRTAGADETFTLAGENFSSGMKFEIFSQTISSDRATQSVAPLYTNTRTASTTVPGGLPWAMYLVWPHDGDVRGKAFALNRTEGWWVGPKKAIAGQTISIFGRNLSYGNGTSTSYVYVKPANAEGSWVTPTTVNPYKVDFVVPNLAAGTYELWIHNGHGGRFGWSGPLTLNVLATSPWAGVESQTFNVKNAPYNAVGDGVTDDSVAIRNAIIAAGNSGAPATVYLPAGTYAVSESFFLPAKTRLLGAGRDVTSLKMTIPLPTENGFIKNIGSGIVIEGIEIDADGMIAANGEALIYMSVNDLKIINSRLKSRGGKVFEVGNGCNNILLDGVDFVGAGSFWASASQVFINNTTFRLTNDAESGVSLWGGREIALTNNDFSNFDETQADGHGIGRMFVSQGHFGSLRNAYFSGNASHNYAPRDCNFVDCNMGEQILFEFGGGEYKTAATAVGASSVTFASVTSDPTTTEGGLDITITSGKGLGQHRRVVSVAAGVVTVDRAWTIAPDASSKFLINAVSEKTVVYNNTFQGRTTHSTHDSASTAVNVFGSSVDAIVDKNTISRMRHGLMIVTHVSNMAGNGAPLYFSLTANNTITDGNNGIYTGMVYGYDSSLDWGAIGNVFRGNTINGMTNMGIAFDQWDSAGGNIDSHIFEKNVLTNVHYGLISALKVIWETGTFDSVPMNGTKLTGTVLRSNSISRGSAVQAGSIGFRTEAASTWINRATTFQGFNSGNTGP from the coding sequence ATGCAGAAAAGTGGACACGGGTATTGGCTGTTGCCGTTTTTACTCTTCCTCACCCTTTCCTGCACTCAGAATTCATTTTTTCCAATTCCGTGGACGACCACGCCGAACCCTAATTTAGGACCTTTAGCCGAGCCGGCGGATTTTGGTTTCCCGGTTCCCAACCCGGAGCCTACTCTTCCTTCGGGCGTCGACATCTATCAGCCTCCTTCACTTGAAACAAAAGATACCGGTCCACTTATAGCGGAGATGTTGCGTACTGCGGGCGCGGATGAAACTTTCACCCTGGCTGGTGAAAATTTTAGTTCGGGGATGAAGTTCGAAATTTTCTCTCAGACAATAAGTTCAGATCGCGCGACTCAATCCGTAGCGCCTCTTTATACAAATACCAGAACGGCTTCAACCACGGTCCCTGGCGGATTGCCATGGGCGATGTATCTGGTGTGGCCCCATGATGGTGACGTGCGCGGAAAGGCCTTCGCCCTCAATCGCACCGAAGGCTGGTGGGTCGGTCCCAAAAAGGCGATCGCAGGTCAGACTATTTCCATTTTTGGTCGTAATCTATCTTACGGCAACGGCACTTCAACTTCGTACGTTTATGTGAAGCCCGCGAATGCTGAGGGTTCTTGGGTGACGCCTACGACAGTGAACCCGTATAAAGTGGATTTTGTGGTGCCCAACCTTGCCGCGGGAACTTATGAGCTGTGGATTCACAACGGTCATGGCGGACGTTTTGGTTGGAGTGGGCCTTTGACTTTAAATGTTTTAGCGACGTCACCGTGGGCGGGAGTTGAATCCCAAACGTTCAATGTGAAGAACGCACCTTATAATGCTGTCGGTGATGGCGTGACGGATGACTCGGTCGCTATTCGCAACGCGATCATTGCCGCCGGCAACTCAGGGGCACCGGCGACGGTATATTTACCCGCCGGGACCTATGCGGTGAGTGAGAGTTTCTTTTTACCAGCGAAAACTCGTCTGTTAGGCGCGGGCCGAGACGTCACTAGTTTAAAAATGACGATCCCTTTACCCACTGAAAATGGATTTATAAAAAACATCGGCAGCGGCATCGTGATTGAGGGTATTGAAATTGATGCTGACGGCATGATTGCCGCGAATGGCGAAGCTTTGATTTACATGTCGGTAAATGATCTTAAGATCATCAACTCGCGCTTGAAATCTCGCGGTGGCAAAGTCTTCGAGGTTGGCAACGGATGTAATAACATCCTGCTGGATGGCGTGGACTTTGTGGGGGCGGGAAGTTTTTGGGCTTCGGCTTCGCAAGTGTTTATTAATAACACGACTTTTCGCCTGACGAATGACGCCGAAAGTGGGGTGTCGTTATGGGGCGGGAGAGAGATCGCCCTGACCAACAACGATTTCTCTAATTTCGATGAAACACAAGCGGATGGTCACGGGATCGGTCGCATGTTCGTCTCCCAAGGTCACTTCGGCAGTTTACGTAATGCCTACTTTTCAGGTAATGCTTCTCACAATTATGCACCTCGCGATTGTAATTTTGTAGATTGCAATATGGGCGAACAAATTCTTTTTGAATTTGGAGGTGGTGAATACAAAACGGCAGCTACCGCCGTGGGCGCAAGTTCAGTGACTTTTGCTTCCGTGACTTCAGATCCAACAACGACCGAAGGCGGCTTAGATATCACCATCACCAGCGGCAAAGGTTTAGGACAGCATCGACGAGTTGTTTCAGTTGCGGCCGGGGTGGTGACCGTCGATCGAGCATGGACGATTGCGCCGGATGCGAGCAGTAAATTTTTGATCAACGCAGTTTCGGAAAAAACGGTCGTATATAATAATACATTTCAAGGTCGCACGACTCACTCCACCCATGATTCAGCCTCAACGGCGGTGAATGTTTTTGGCAGCAGTGTTGATGCGATCGTTGATAAGAATACGATCTCTCGCATGCGCCACGGTTTGATGATTGTAACCCACGTCTCAAATATGGCCGGTAACGGAGCGCCACTTTATTTTTCTTTAACAGCTAACAACACGATCACGGATGGAAATAATGGAATCTACACCGGGATGGTTTACGGCTATGACTCTTCTCTTGATTGGGGAGCGATTGGAAACGTTTTTCGCGGTAACACGATTAACGGCATGACGAACATGGGAATCGCCTTTGATCAATGGGATTCCGCAGGTGGCAACATCGATTCTCATATTTTTGAAAAAAACGTTTTAACCAACGTCCACTATGGTTTGATCTCGGCATTAAAAGTCATTTGGGAGACGGGCACCTTTGATTCCGTTCCCATGAATGGTACAAAACTCACGGGAACTGTCCTGCGATCGAATTCGATTTCCAGAGGCTCAGCCGTTCAAGCGGGTTCTATTGGTTTTCGCACCGAAGCCGCCAGCACTTGGATTAATCGCGCCACGACATTTCAAGGATTCAATTCGGGAAACACCGGGCCTTAA